A single genomic interval of Chrysemys picta bellii isolate R12L10 chromosome 8, ASM1138683v2, whole genome shotgun sequence harbors:
- the LOC135973102 gene encoding uncharacterized protein LOC135973102, translating to MESSQDRKRAPAWTEREVRDLLAIWGDEAVIAELRSSKRNGKVLEKISKAMKDRGHNRDTQQCRVKIKELRQAYHKAREANGRSGAEPQTCRYYAELHAILGGAATTTPTVCYDSLTGETHREDGSGNEEDDDGGTVGSSQQQGSGETGFPNSQDMFVTLDLEPVTPELTQDPQGTQETSAANVSPSQRLVNIRKRKRRTRDEMFTELQMSAQADRAQQNAWRQSMTEMRKAQYEREERWRAESREEQSKWRAEDDRWRQLADRRQEAMLRLLEHQTDMLERMVELQERQQEQRPPLQPLCNQQPSSPSSIASSPRRPRTRWGGLRPPSHSTPDDRPSIRRLAFNKS from the exons atggagtcctcccaggatcgcaaaagagctccagcatggaccgaacgggaggtacgagatctgctcgccatatggggagatgaagcagtgatagctgaactccgtagcagtaaaagaaatggaaaagtattagaaaagatctccaaggccatgaaggaccgaggccataacagggacacacagcagtgccgcgtgaaaattaaggagctacggcaagcttaccacaaagccagagaagcaaacggaaggtccggggcagagccgcaaacttgccgctactacgcggagctgcatgcgatcctagggggtgcagccaccactaccccaaccgtgtgctatgactctctcactggagaaacacacagggaagacggttcggggaacgaggaagatgacgatggaggtactgtaggtagctcacagcagcaaggaagcggagaaaccggtttccccaacagccaggatatgtttgtgaccctggacctggaaccagtaacccccgaactcacccaagaccctcagggcacacaggagacctctg ctgcaaatgtttctccttcgcagaggctcgtgaacattagaaagagaaaacgtaggacgagggacgagatgttcacggagctgcagatgtccgcccaggctgatagagcacagcagaatgcgtggaggcagtcaatgacggagatgagaaaagcccaatatgaacgagaggagaggtggcgggctgaatcgcgggaagaacagagcaagtggcgggctgaagacgataggtggcgtcagcttgcagacagacggcaagaggcaatgctccgtctgctggagcatcaaactgatatgctcgagcgtatggttgagttgcaggaaaggcagcaggagcagagaccgccgctacagcccctgtgtaaccaacagccctcctccccaagttccatagcctcctcacccagacgcccaagaacacggtgggggggcctccgtccacccagtcactccaccccagatgatcgcccaagcatcagaaggctggccttcaataagagttaa